The following proteins come from a genomic window of Metarhizium brunneum chromosome 2, complete sequence:
- the tagD gene encoding Serine protease/ABC transporter B family protein tagD has protein sequence MHHIQINGNSRPDAGAASTAFLNTFAAPPPSVANSNYILIQTKGPLSAQQKQELRDKDVEILEYKGEDVYLCGYKPTTLEPLISNLRDFVTDAEVYHPDYVVEPDLKTGNDDDEAEVEVALHENIGDDDMSRVVNDIAAQADIPVANVELHDRKACVKVPKSKLAQLARIDEVKAINEVQTRRLFNNVACGILEAHTPVGTAKTTYKGKGQVVCVADTGFDTGSLTEYHEAFGDRVISLHARGRPAARGEPGNSDDPDGHGTHVCGSVLGKGDHAKEGEIEAPASEAKLVMQSLFDKFDKSEGPDPKSWNAGLGGIGNSYPDLFGGVFREGATIHTNSWGGPPQPYVERESARIDSYLWGNKDMTVLFAAGNSGADIDRNPGHVDPYSLSAQAVSKNVITVGASENRRPNVKSPVAGNKPLVYGAWRSKFPFGPISVDNVADNPEGMAAFSSRGPTRPDGRIKPDVVAPGTTILSARSSKIEPGHHGESWGRSSDARWMYLGGTSMATPLVAGCCAVIRGALVDNRVPRPSAALIKALLINGAVPMKGQYNQALPNGEFGPSVDAPNPNSGFGRVNLANSLRNIVANQESTVYGYQDVTGDQSLGMDGQHRGEHAVTVDIPEGSPAGLTLKVTLVWTDFPGERLQNDLDLIVAGAGVEKHGNQGDGSGFDRVNNVEQVVWKNVKPGSYTVTVRAFLTTKDPQPFALAWRAFA, from the coding sequence ATGCATCACATCCAGATTAACGGCAACTCACGCCCTGATGCAGGAGCTGCCAGCACCGCATTTCTCAACACTTTCGCAGCACCGCCACCCAGTGTAGCTAATTCCAATTACATCCTAATCCAGACCAAGGGCCCCTTAAGCGCTCAGCAAAAACAAGAACTTCGGGACAAGGATGTCGAAATTCTAGAGTACAAGGGTGAAGACGTCTACCTCTGCGGCTACAAGCCTACTACGTTAGAGCCCCTGATCAGTAACCTCAGGGACTTCGTCACAGACGCCGAGGTCTATCACCCGGATTATGTGGTTGAGCCAGACCTCAAGACGGGcaacgacgatgacgaagcaGAGGTGGAAGTTGCCCTTCATGAAAATATTGGTGACGATGACATGAGCCGTGTGGTCAATGACATTGCTGCCCAGGCGGACATTCCGGTTGCCAACGTCGAGCTTCATGACCGCAAGGCTTGCGTCAAGGTGCCCAAGTCCAAGCTAGCCCAGCTCGCGCGCATCGACGAAGTGAAGGCCATCAACGAGGTGCAAACCCGCCGCCTCTTCAACAATGTTGCTTGCGGCATTCTCGAAGCCCACACGCCCGTTGGCACAGCGAAAACCACCTACAAAGGCAAAGGACAGGTCGTGTGCGTAGCGGACACTGGGTTTGACACGGGTTCGCTAACCGAATACCACGAAGCGTTTGGTGACCGCGTCATTTCCCTCCACGCTAGGGGCCGGCCTGCCGCCCGGGGTGAGCCTGGGAACTCGGACGATCCagacggccacggcaccCATGTCTGCGGCTCTGTGCTAGGCAAAGGGGATCATGCCAAAGAGGGCGAGATTGAGGCCCCAGCGTCCGAGGCCAAACTCGTCATGCAGTCCCTCTTTGACAAGTTCGACAAGAGTGAGGGTCCAGATCCGAAGTCTTGGAATGCTGGGTTGGGCGGGATTGGCAACAGCTACCCCGACCTCTTCGGCGGCGTCTTCCGGGAGGGGGCCACGATCCATACCAACTCCTGGGGCGGACCACCTCAGCCCTATGTTGAGCGAGAATCGGCCAGGATCGACAGCTACCTCTGGGGAAACAAAGACATGACGGTTCTCTTCGCCGCGGGCAACTCGGGAGCCGACATCGACCGCAACCCCGGCCACGTCGACCCGTATTCGCTGTCCGCCCAGGCCGTTTCCAAGAACGTCATCACCGTCGGCGCATCCGAGAATCGTCGACCCAACGTCAAGAGCCCCGTGGCGGGAAATAAGCCGCTCGTCTACGGCGCCTGGCGCAGCAAGTTCCCCTTCGGGCCCATCTCGGTCGACAACGTGGCCGACAATCCCGAGGGCATGGCCGCATTTAGCAGTCGCGGCCCCACTCGGCCCGATGGCCGGATCAAGCCCGATGTCGTCGCTCCCGGCACTACCATCCTGTCAGCCCGCTCCAGCAAAATTGAGCCCGGGCATCACGGCGAATCCTGGGGACGCAGCAGCGATGCCAGGTGGATGTACTTGGGCGGCACGAGCATGGCCACGCCCCTTGTTGCCGGCTGCTGCGCCGTGATTCGTGGGGCTCTAGTTGACAACCGTGTGCCCCGGCCAAGCGCGGCGCTTATCAAGGCATTGCTGATCAACGGCGCGGTGCCTATGAAGGGACAGTACAACCAGGCTCTGCCAAACGGGGAGTTTGGACCGTCCGTGGATGCGCCCAACCCCAACTCTGGCTTCGGCCGcgtcaacttggccaactcTCTTCGCAACATTGTCGCCAACCAGGAGAGCACCGTCTACGGATACCAGGACGTGACGGGCGATCAGTCCCTTGGCATGGACGGCCAACACAGGGGCGAACACGCCGTCACCGTTGACATTCCAGAAGGCAGTCCCGCAGGACTGACCTTGAAGGTGACGCTCGTATGGACCGACTTCCCCGGCGAGAGGCTGCAGAACGACCTCGACTTGATTGTCGCTGGAGCTGGTGTTGAGAAGCATGGAAACCAGGGTGACGGCTCTGGGTTTGACCGAGTGAATAATGTGGAGCAAGTCGTTTGGAAAAATGTGAAGCCCGGATCGTATACCGTCACCGTGAGAGCCTTCCTCACCACCAAGGATCCTCAGCCGTTTGCTCTCGCATGGAGAGCATTTGCGTAG